A genomic segment from Yimella sp. cx-51 encodes:
- the carB gene encoding carbamoyl-phosphate synthase large subunit: MPKREDIKSVLVIGSGPIVIGQACEFDYSGTQACRVLQEEGIRVVLVNSNPATIMTDPEFADATYVEPITPDVIEEIIAKERPDAVLATLGGQTALNAAIALHERGTLEKYNCPLIGANVEAIELGEDRERFKGVVERCGAESAKSQICHTMDECLAAANELGYPVVVRPSFTMGGLGSGFAYDEADLRRIAGAGLQYSPTTEVLLEESILGWKEYELEVMRDHADNVVVVCSIENLDPMGVHTGDSITVAPALTLTDREYQRLRDIGIAVIREVGVDTGGCNIQFAVNPENGRIIVIEMNPRVSRSSALASKATGFPIAKIAAKMAIGYTLDEVPNDITQETPASFEPTLDYVVVKVPRFAFEKFPAADPTLTTTMKSVGEAMSIGRNFTEALQKALRSMERKESTFHWQRDIAPTLEAGRALLEQAKTPTDGRIVLVQQALRAGLSVEEVHEATGIDPWFLDQIELINEVALVVQDADQLTPELLRLAKRHGFSDAQIAQLRQMPESVIRGVRHALGVRPVFKTVDTCAAEFAARTPYHYSSYDQENEVAPRERPAVIILGSGPNRIGQGVEFDYSCVHASFALRDAGFDTVMVNCNPETVSTDYDTSSRLYFEPLTLEDVLEVYHVEKQAGPIAGVIVQLGGQTPLGLAKALKAEGVPIVGTSPEAIDLAEDRGAFGRVLDEAKLPAPKHGIAYSAAEAVRVARDIGYPVLVRPSYVLGGRGMEIVYDDDTLSEYVERATNASPEHPVLVDRFLDDAIEIDVDALYDGKDIYLGGIMEHIEEAGIHSGDSACTLPPVTLGAEEIERVRESTRKLAEGVGVRGLMNIQFALAQDILYVLEANPRASRTVPFVAKATGVPLAKAAARVMLGASIQQLRDEGMLPAQGDGSTLPDTAPISVKEAVLPFKRFRTKEGDVVDSLLGPEMRSTGEVMGIDRDLGSAFAKSQLGSVTGLPNQGTVFVSVANRDKRAMIFPAKRLVDLGFTLMATSGTAAVLRRNGIEATVVRKHSLGRGPDGEPTIVDRILAGEVDMVVNSPSGSGARADGYAIRAATTSMDKPIITTVQQFGAAVQGIEAQQTGEIRVKPLQDHARDLNLYGRVSDGAGHQSS, translated from the coding sequence GTGCCGAAGCGCGAAGACATCAAATCCGTCCTGGTGATTGGGTCGGGTCCGATTGTGATCGGTCAGGCCTGCGAGTTCGACTACTCGGGTACGCAGGCCTGCCGGGTGCTGCAGGAGGAGGGCATTCGCGTCGTCCTGGTCAACTCCAACCCGGCCACGATCATGACCGACCCTGAGTTCGCTGACGCCACCTATGTCGAGCCGATCACCCCCGACGTGATCGAGGAGATCATCGCCAAGGAGCGTCCGGACGCGGTGCTGGCGACCCTCGGTGGACAGACCGCACTGAATGCAGCCATCGCGCTGCACGAGCGCGGCACGCTGGAGAAGTACAACTGCCCGCTGATCGGCGCGAATGTCGAGGCGATCGAACTCGGTGAGGACCGCGAGCGGTTCAAGGGTGTCGTCGAGCGTTGTGGTGCGGAGTCGGCGAAGTCGCAGATCTGCCACACCATGGACGAATGCCTCGCTGCCGCAAACGAACTCGGCTATCCGGTGGTCGTGCGTCCGTCGTTCACGATGGGCGGGCTTGGCTCGGGTTTCGCCTACGACGAGGCCGATCTGCGGCGTATCGCCGGGGCCGGCCTGCAGTACAGCCCGACCACCGAGGTGCTCCTGGAGGAGTCGATCCTCGGATGGAAGGAGTACGAGCTGGAGGTGATGCGCGACCACGCCGACAACGTTGTGGTGGTCTGCTCCATCGAGAACCTCGACCCGATGGGCGTGCACACCGGAGATTCCATCACCGTCGCCCCGGCCCTGACCCTCACCGACCGTGAGTACCAGCGGCTGCGTGACATCGGTATCGCCGTGATCCGCGAGGTCGGTGTCGACACCGGTGGCTGCAACATCCAGTTCGCGGTCAACCCGGAGAACGGCCGGATCATCGTCATCGAGATGAACCCCCGCGTCTCCCGCTCGTCGGCGCTTGCCTCCAAGGCCACCGGCTTCCCGATCGCCAAGATCGCCGCGAAGATGGCCATCGGTTACACCCTGGACGAGGTGCCGAACGACATCACCCAGGAGACGCCCGCCAGCTTCGAGCCGACGCTCGACTACGTCGTGGTGAAGGTGCCGCGTTTCGCCTTCGAGAAGTTCCCGGCGGCCGACCCCACGCTGACCACGACGATGAAGTCGGTGGGCGAGGCCATGTCGATCGGACGCAACTTCACCGAGGCGCTGCAGAAGGCGCTGCGGTCGATGGAACGCAAGGAATCGACCTTCCACTGGCAGCGCGACATCGCGCCCACCCTCGAGGCCGGCCGGGCGTTGCTGGAGCAGGCGAAGACACCCACCGATGGACGAATCGTGCTGGTGCAGCAGGCTCTTCGCGCCGGACTCTCCGTGGAAGAGGTGCACGAGGCAACCGGCATCGACCCGTGGTTCCTCGACCAGATCGAGCTGATCAACGAGGTAGCGCTGGTGGTGCAGGACGCCGACCAGCTCACCCCGGAGTTGCTGCGTCTGGCCAAGCGTCACGGCTTCTCCGACGCCCAGATCGCGCAACTGCGCCAGATGCCCGAATCGGTCATCCGCGGTGTGCGCCACGCGCTCGGCGTCCGACCTGTGTTCAAGACGGTCGACACCTGCGCGGCCGAGTTCGCGGCTCGCACGCCGTACCACTACTCCAGCTACGACCAGGAGAACGAGGTCGCCCCGCGTGAGCGGCCGGCGGTCATCATCCTGGGGTCGGGGCCCAACCGCATCGGGCAGGGCGTGGAGTTCGACTACTCGTGTGTGCACGCGTCCTTCGCGCTGCGCGACGCCGGCTTCGACACCGTCATGGTCAACTGCAACCCCGAGACTGTCTCGACCGACTACGACACCTCCAGCAGGCTCTACTTCGAACCGCTGACCCTGGAGGACGTGCTCGAGGTCTACCACGTGGAGAAGCAGGCTGGTCCGATCGCCGGGGTGATCGTGCAGCTGGGCGGTCAGACCCCGTTGGGGCTGGCCAAGGCGTTGAAGGCCGAGGGTGTGCCGATCGTGGGTACTTCGCCCGAGGCCATCGACCTCGCCGAGGACCGCGGTGCTTTCGGACGCGTGCTGGACGAGGCCAAGCTGCCCGCCCCCAAGCACGGCATCGCCTACAGCGCCGCCGAGGCAGTGCGCGTGGCTCGTGACATCGGCTACCCGGTGCTGGTGCGTCCCTCCTATGTGCTCGGCGGCCGCGGCATGGAGATCGTCTACGACGACGACACGCTGTCGGAGTACGTCGAGCGCGCGACCAATGCCTCACCGGAGCACCCGGTGCTGGTCGACCGGTTCCTGGACGACGCGATCGAGATCGACGTCGACGCCCTCTACGACGGCAAGGACATCTACCTCGGCGGAATCATGGAGCACATCGAGGAAGCAGGCATCCACTCCGGCGACTCGGCGTGCACCTTGCCGCCGGTGACCCTCGGCGCCGAGGAGATCGAGCGTGTGCGGGAATCGACTCGAAAGCTTGCCGAAGGTGTCGGCGTCCGCGGTCTGATGAACATCCAGTTCGCGCTCGCCCAGGACATCCTCTACGTGCTGGAGGCCAATCCGCGGGCGAGCCGCACTGTGCCCTTCGTGGCCAAGGCCACCGGCGTGCCGCTGGCCAAGGCCGCCGCGCGGGTCATGCTCGGCGCCAGTATCCAGCAGTTGCGGGACGAGGGCATGCTGCCCGCACAGGGCGACGGATCGACCCTGCCCGACACCGCGCCGATCTCGGTGAAGGAGGCGGTGCTGCCGTTCAAGCGGTTCCGCACCAAGGAGGGCGACGTCGTCGACAGCCTGCTGGGGCCCGAGATGCGCTCGACCGGTGAGGTCATGGGTATCGACCGCGACCTCGGATCGGCCTTCGCCAAATCGCAGCTCGGTTCGGTGACCGGTCTGCCGAACCAGGGCACGGTCTTCGTCTCGGTGGCCAACCGCGACAAGCGCGCGATGATCTTCCCGGCCAAGCGCCTGGTCGACCTGGGCTTCACACTCATGGCGACGTCCGGTACGGCGGCTGTGTTGCGCCGCAACGGAATCGAAGCGACTGTCGTGCGCAAGCACAGCCTCGGTCGCGGGCCCGACGGTGAGCCCACCATCGTCGACCGCATCCTGGCCGGCGAGGTCGACATGGTCGTCAACAGCCCCTCCGGGAGCGGCGCCCGCGCTGACGGATACGCGATTCGTGCGGCCACCACCAGCATGGACAAGCCGATCATCACCACCGTGCAGCAGTTCGGTGCGGCGGTGCAGGGCATCGAAGCGCAGCAGACCGGTGAGATCCGGGTGAAGCCGTTGCAGGACCACGCCCGCGATCTCAACCTCTACGGGCGAGTGAGCGACGGTGCTGGTCACCAGTCGAGCTGA
- the carA gene encoding glutamine-hydrolyzing carbamoyl-phosphate synthase small subunit, with the protein MDGSAAARQQPTAGGRLLRREAAVLVLEDGTTFTGESYGAIGTTFGEAVFSTGMSGYQETLTDPSYHRQVVVMTAPHIGNTGINDEDQESSRIWVSGFVVRDPALRPSNWRSQRTLEDELRDQDVVGICGLDTRALTRHLRERGAMRVGIFSGEAAQGSNLLDQVTAQPSMAGAELASEVSTGEAYVVAAQGTKRFTVAAVDLGIKAMTPERMAERGIEVHVLPADVSFEQLQQIRPDGVFFSNGPGDPSTAPQVELLQQVLLAGIPFFGICFGNQLLGRALGFGTYKLKYGHRGINQPVLDKATGKVEITAHNHGFAVDAPIEGEVPAPAGSDFGRVRVSHICLNDDVVEGLECLDLPAFSVQYHPEAAAGPHDAAYLFDRFVGLLESSKTVAGEKN; encoded by the coding sequence CTGGACGGCTCGGCAGCGGCCCGGCAGCAGCCCACCGCCGGTGGACGCCTGCTGCGACGCGAGGCCGCCGTGCTCGTGCTGGAGGACGGCACGACCTTCACCGGCGAGTCGTACGGCGCGATCGGCACCACCTTCGGCGAAGCGGTCTTCTCCACCGGAATGTCCGGCTACCAGGAGACGCTGACCGACCCGAGCTACCACCGACAGGTGGTGGTCATGACCGCGCCGCACATCGGCAACACCGGCATCAACGACGAAGACCAGGAGAGCAGCCGCATCTGGGTCTCCGGATTCGTGGTGCGTGACCCCGCGCTGCGCCCGTCCAACTGGCGCTCCCAGCGCACCCTCGAGGACGAACTGCGCGACCAGGACGTCGTCGGCATCTGTGGTCTCGACACGCGAGCCCTGACCCGTCACCTGCGCGAGCGTGGTGCCATGCGGGTCGGCATTTTCTCCGGCGAGGCAGCACAGGGCAGCAACCTCCTCGATCAGGTGACCGCGCAGCCGTCGATGGCCGGCGCCGAACTCGCGTCCGAAGTGTCGACCGGCGAGGCGTATGTGGTTGCCGCACAAGGCACGAAGCGGTTCACCGTGGCCGCGGTCGACCTCGGGATCAAGGCCATGACACCGGAACGCATGGCGGAGCGGGGCATCGAAGTGCACGTGCTCCCGGCCGATGTCAGCTTCGAGCAGCTGCAGCAGATACGGCCCGACGGGGTGTTCTTCTCCAACGGTCCGGGTGATCCGTCGACCGCACCCCAGGTGGAGTTGCTGCAGCAGGTGCTCCTCGCAGGCATCCCGTTCTTCGGCATCTGCTTCGGCAACCAATTGCTCGGACGCGCACTCGGATTCGGCACCTACAAGCTGAAGTACGGCCACCGCGGCATCAACCAGCCCGTGCTCGACAAGGCCACCGGCAAGGTCGAGATCACCGCGCACAACCACGGCTTCGCGGTGGATGCGCCGATCGAGGGGGAGGTGCCGGCGCCAGCAGGTTCGGACTTCGGTCGCGTCCGGGTGTCGCACATCTGCCTCAACGACGATGTGGTCGAAGGTCTGGAATGTCTTGACCTGCCGGCCTTCTCGGTGCAGTACCACCCCGAGGCCGCGGCCGGCCCGCACGATGCGGCCTACCTGTTCGACCGATTCGTCGGACTGCTCGAAAGCTCGAAAACTGTTGCAGGAGAAAAGAACTGA
- the pyrR gene encoding bifunctional pyr operon transcriptional regulator/uracil phosphoribosyltransferase PyrR, translated as MVRPDSASSPGATGSHEPASGRVVLSSSDIQRCLRRIAHEIVEHNKGTEDLVVLGIPARGAVLAERLAEALEEVEGASVPVGTLDVTMYRDDLRRNPVRVASPTTIPDCGVDDKVVVLVDDVLYSGRTVRAALDALGDLGRPRAVRLAVLVDRGHRELPIRADHVGKNLPTSSQERVYVRLAESDGVEDEVRIDAGRTATS; from the coding sequence TTGGTGCGTCCTGACTCTGCATCCTCCCCGGGTGCCACCGGCTCCCACGAGCCAGCCTCGGGTCGAGTAGTTCTCTCCTCCAGCGATATCCAACGCTGTCTGCGACGCATCGCGCACGAGATCGTCGAGCACAACAAGGGCACCGAAGACCTCGTGGTGTTGGGCATTCCTGCGCGCGGTGCGGTGCTGGCCGAACGGCTCGCGGAGGCCCTCGAAGAAGTCGAGGGCGCGTCCGTGCCGGTCGGCACACTCGACGTCACGATGTACCGCGACGACCTGCGGCGCAACCCGGTGCGCGTGGCCTCGCCCACGACGATTCCCGACTGTGGGGTCGACGACAAGGTGGTCGTGCTGGTCGACGACGTGCTCTATTCGGGCCGCACCGTGCGTGCCGCGCTGGACGCGCTGGGCGACCTCGGCCGTCCGCGGGCCGTGCGTCTGGCGGTGCTGGTCGACCGCGGTCACCGCGAGTTGCCGATCCGCGCCGACCACGTCGGCAAGAACCTCCCCACCTCCAGCCAGGAGCGCGTCTACGTGCGCCTGGCCGAATCCGACGGCGTCGAGGACGAAGTGCGCATCGATGCCGGAAGGACTGCCACCTCGTGA
- a CDS encoding aspartate carbamoyltransferase catalytic subunit, translating into MKHLLSAADLSKDQALELLDTAAQMHDVQQRDVKKLPALRGRTVVNLFFEDSTRTRSSFEIAGKWLSADVINVSAKGSSVSKGESLRDTVQTVAAMGVDGLVIRHHASGAPAQVARWVDAMVVNAGDGTHEHPTQALLDAYTIRQRVGDLAGKHVAIVGDLTHSRVVRSNLLLLRTLGAQVTLVAPPTLMPSGINDWAAADGFTITHELDPVLPQVDVAMMLRVQKERMSGGYFPTPREYTVHYGLTRDRLRKLPSHAVICHPGPMNRGLEIAADAADEARSAILDQVSAGVAVRMSVLYHLLGGNQS; encoded by the coding sequence GTGAAACACCTGTTGTCAGCCGCCGATCTGAGCAAGGATCAGGCGCTCGAACTGCTCGACACCGCCGCGCAGATGCACGACGTGCAGCAGCGCGACGTCAAGAAGCTGCCCGCCCTGCGCGGACGCACCGTCGTCAACCTCTTCTTCGAGGACTCCACCCGCACCCGCTCCTCCTTCGAGATCGCCGGTAAGTGGCTCTCCGCCGACGTCATCAACGTCTCGGCCAAGGGCTCGTCGGTGAGCAAGGGGGAATCGCTGCGTGACACCGTGCAGACGGTCGCAGCGATGGGCGTCGACGGTCTGGTCATCCGCCACCACGCCAGCGGCGCACCAGCACAGGTCGCGCGCTGGGTGGACGCGATGGTCGTCAACGCCGGCGACGGCACCCACGAGCACCCGACGCAGGCGCTGTTGGACGCGTACACGATCCGCCAGCGGGTCGGCGACCTGGCCGGCAAGCACGTGGCAATCGTCGGCGACCTCACGCACTCGCGGGTGGTGCGCAGCAATCTGCTGCTGCTGCGCACGCTCGGTGCGCAGGTCACCCTCGTGGCGCCTCCGACGTTGATGCCCAGCGGCATCAACGACTGGGCTGCGGCAGACGGCTTCACCATCACCCACGAACTCGACCCGGTGCTGCCGCAGGTCGACGTGGCGATGATGCTGCGCGTGCAGAAGGAGCGGATGTCGGGCGGCTACTTCCCGACACCGCGTGAATACACCGTCCACTACGGACTCACGCGCGACCGGCTGCGCAAACTGCCGTCGCACGCCGTGATCTGCCACCCCGGCCCGATGAACCGTGGTCTGGAGATCGCTGCCGACGCCGCCGACGAGGCCCGCTCGGCGATCCTCGACCAGGTGTCGGCCGGCGTCGCCGTGCGGATGAGCGTGCTCTACCACCTGCTGGGAGGCAACCAGTCATGA
- a CDS encoding dihydroorotase, whose translation MTPTYLLKGASVLGGDPTDLLLHEGVIASVGVGDRPADVTMIDADGLIALPGLVDLHTHLREPGREDAETVATGSAAAAAGGFTAVLAMANTNPVTDTAEAAEHIHDLGQRCGLVDVHPVGAVTRGLAGEQLAELGLMHRSRAGVGVFSDDGKCVHDARLMRRALEYVRSFDGVISQHSQDPSLADGQACCHEGELSGRLGLPGWPVVAEEVIVARDVMLARHTGSRVHVAHVSTAGSVEVIRWAKKQGIKVTAEVTPHHLMLTTDLLATYDPTFKVNPPLRPNEHVQALREALADGTIDAVATDHAPHARHDKEHAFAEAAFGMLGLEQALQVVNTVMQRSGALDWAGVADRMSSAPAKIAGLPGQGRPLTEGEPANVVLFDPSAQTVVDGAASQSLSRNNPWHGHTLHGKVVATFLRGRATVLDGKVNS comes from the coding sequence ATGACGCCGACCTACCTGCTCAAGGGCGCCAGCGTCCTCGGCGGTGACCCCACCGACCTACTGCTGCATGAGGGCGTGATCGCATCCGTCGGCGTCGGTGACCGCCCGGCCGACGTCACCATGATCGATGCCGATGGCCTGATCGCCCTGCCCGGCCTGGTCGACCTGCACACCCACCTACGCGAACCCGGACGCGAGGATGCCGAGACCGTTGCCACCGGTTCGGCCGCTGCCGCAGCCGGCGGGTTCACCGCAGTGCTGGCGATGGCCAACACCAACCCCGTGACCGACACCGCCGAGGCCGCCGAGCACATCCACGACCTCGGGCAGCGTTGCGGTCTGGTCGATGTACACCCCGTCGGGGCAGTCACCCGCGGTCTTGCCGGAGAGCAGCTGGCCGAGCTCGGCCTCATGCATCGCAGCCGCGCCGGCGTAGGCGTCTTCTCCGACGACGGCAAGTGTGTGCACGATGCTCGCCTGATGCGCCGGGCGCTGGAGTACGTGCGCTCCTTCGACGGCGTGATCTCCCAACACTCCCAGGATCCTTCCCTGGCCGACGGGCAGGCCTGCTGCCACGAGGGCGAACTCTCCGGTCGCCTCGGCCTGCCCGGTTGGCCCGTGGTCGCCGAAGAGGTAATTGTCGCGCGCGACGTCATGTTGGCCCGGCACACGGGCTCGCGGGTGCACGTCGCACACGTATCGACGGCAGGGTCGGTGGAGGTGATCCGCTGGGCCAAGAAGCAGGGCATCAAGGTCACCGCCGAGGTCACCCCGCACCACCTGATGCTCACTACCGACCTACTCGCCACCTACGACCCCACCTTCAAGGTCAACCCGCCGCTGCGTCCGAACGAGCACGTGCAAGCGCTACGCGAGGCGCTCGCCGACGGCACCATCGACGCGGTCGCCACCGACCACGCGCCGCACGCCCGCCACGACAAAGAGCACGCCTTCGCCGAAGCGGCCTTCGGCATGCTCGGACTCGAACAGGCCCTGCAGGTGGTCAACACCGTGATGCAGCGCAGCGGGGCCCTCGACTGGGCCGGCGTAGCCGACCGCATGTCGAGCGCACCGGCGAAGATCGCGGGCCTGCCCGGTCAGGGTCGACCTCTCACCGAGGGTGAGCCGGCGAATGTCGTCCTCTTCGACCCGTCCGCCCAGACGGTCGTCGATGGAGCCGCATCACAGTCGCTCTCGCGCAACAACCCGTGGCACGGCCACACCCTGCACGGAAAGGTGGTTGCCACATTCCTTCGCGGCAGGGCCACCGTGCTCGACGGAAAGGTGAACTCGTGA